A single region of the Cyclopterus lumpus isolate fCycLum1 chromosome 16, fCycLum1.pri, whole genome shotgun sequence genome encodes:
- the tmem116 gene encoding transmembrane protein 116 isoform X1, whose translation MRQSHDESLARVWVWSGSGLVSSLQGGVSMLAEWAKSEWMTQAAQTFILHLSSLNMSTPDTLFTNSSERNTTGAKDWSEVYEAVRCIQLVMALLSVLGSGSIIVCVTSLRLRPSPELQPLFLLSVSDLLLALCWLIGAALFSQHCSRLNTHCYHLHTVEQILYMASFFYTLNYVLNLYTGIRDKFYSCINRVPPQVFSRVSAALLRNTDVHAPGFSLNWRSSAVCSLFPVLLMTPVFIQGNISQCQANFSEPYRCLLMHTGALYLTSQHLQTITTCSRLHIYRIAVFLATFSLTLLSIIVLVVKARRIYRRVVTSNGYLGHQQQASFRVMDRRMLQYPLIFILCWGPAVSLALLRLLMPSTGQGVAGVAFSISQAFTSASQGFLNCLVYGWTRGGLRGAGRRVLSQDKDTQTPLLRLQKKTSYQTLRTS comes from the exons ATGAGACAAAGCCATGATGAGAGTCTGGCTCGGGTCTGGGTCTGGTCTGGCTCGGGTCTGGTTTCCAGCCTCCAAGGGGGCGTGTCCATGTTGGCAGAGTGGGCAAAGTCAGAGTGGATGACACAGGCTGCACAGACCTTCATTCTTCATTTATCTTCTCTCAACATGTCGACTCCAGATACTCTTTTTACCAACAGCAGCGAGAGAAACACCACCGGAGCCAAggactggtctgag GTGTATGAAGCAGTCAGATGTATCCAGCTCGTCATGGCTCTGCTCAG TGTTCTGGGTTCAGGATCCATCATCGTCTGTGTGACGTCACTTAGGCTCCGCCCCTCACCGGAG CTGCAGCCTCTGTTCCTGCTCAGTGTGTCCGACCTGCTGCTCGCTCTCTGCTGGCTGATTGGAGCTGCTCTGTTCTCTCAACACTGCAGCCgcctgaacacacactgttacCACCTCCACACTGTGGAGCAG ATTCTCTACATGGCCTCCTTCTTCTACACCCTCAACTATGTGTTGAACCTCTACACAGGAATCAGAGACAAGTTCTACAGCTGCATCAACAGAGTCCCACCTCAG GTCTTCAGCAGAGTGAGCGCTGCGCTGCTCCGCAACACTGATGTTCATGCTCCTGGCTTCTCTTTGAACTGGCGctcctctgctgtttgcagTCTGTTTCCTGTTCTGCTGATGACGCCGGTGTTCATACAAGGAAACATCAGCCAATGTCAGGCCAACTTCAGCGAGCCCTACAG GTGTCTCCTGATGCACACCGGAGCACTGTATCTCACGTCCCAGCACCTGCAGACAATCACAACCTGCAGCCGGCTGCACATCTACCGCATCGCCGTCTTCCTCGCCACCttctccctcaccctcctcaGCATCATC GTGCTTGTGGTGAAAGCCCGTCGTATTTACAGGCGGGTCGTGACCTCAAACGGTTACCTGGGCCACCAGCAGCAGGCCTCCTTCCGCGTGATGGACCGGCGGATGCTGCAGTACCCGCTGATCTTCATCCTTTGTTGGGGTCCAG CGGTGAGTCTGGCTCTCCTTCGGCTGCTGATGCCCTCGACCGGTCAGGGTGTCGCCGGCGTCGCCTTCTCCATATCTCAG GCGTTCACCTCGGCCTCTCAGGGCTTCCTCAACTGTCTGGTCTACGGATGGACTCGTGGAGGTCTCCGTGGAGCCGGCAGAAGGGTTTTGTCTCAAGACAAGGACACTCAGACGCCTCTGCTGAGATTACAGAAGAAGACGAGCTACCAAACACTTCGCACCAGCTGA
- the tmem116 gene encoding transmembrane protein 116 isoform X2, whose protein sequence is MRQSHDESLARVWVWSGSGLVSSLQGGVSMLAEWAKSEWMTQAAQTFILHLSSLNMSTPDTLFTNSSERNTTGAKDWSEVYEAVRCIQLVMALLSVLGSGSIIVCVTSLRLRPSPELQPLFLLSVSDLLLALCWLIGAALFSQHCSRLNTHCYHLHTVEQILYMASFFYTLNYVLNLYTGIRDKFYSCINRVPPQSVSCSADDAGVHTRKHQPMSGQLQRALQVSPDAHRSTVSHVPAPADNHNLQPAAHLPHRRLPRHLLPHPPQHHRACGESPSYLQAGRDLKRLPGPPAAGLLPRDGPADAAVPADLHPLLGSSGESGSPSAADALDRSGCRRRRLLHISGVHLGLSGLPQLSGLRMDSWRSPWSRQKGFVSRQGHSDASAEITEEDELPNTSHQLKRPRQTEKGAGGKPGGCVSV, encoded by the exons ATGAGACAAAGCCATGATGAGAGTCTGGCTCGGGTCTGGGTCTGGTCTGGCTCGGGTCTGGTTTCCAGCCTCCAAGGGGGCGTGTCCATGTTGGCAGAGTGGGCAAAGTCAGAGTGGATGACACAGGCTGCACAGACCTTCATTCTTCATTTATCTTCTCTCAACATGTCGACTCCAGATACTCTTTTTACCAACAGCAGCGAGAGAAACACCACCGGAGCCAAggactggtctgag GTGTATGAAGCAGTCAGATGTATCCAGCTCGTCATGGCTCTGCTCAG TGTTCTGGGTTCAGGATCCATCATCGTCTGTGTGACGTCACTTAGGCTCCGCCCCTCACCGGAG CTGCAGCCTCTGTTCCTGCTCAGTGTGTCCGACCTGCTGCTCGCTCTCTGCTGGCTGATTGGAGCTGCTCTGTTCTCTCAACACTGCAGCCgcctgaacacacactgttacCACCTCCACACTGTGGAGCAG ATTCTCTACATGGCCTCCTTCTTCTACACCCTCAACTATGTGTTGAACCTCTACACAGGAATCAGAGACAAGTTCTACAGCTGCATCAACAGAGTCCCACCTCAG TCTGTTTCCTGTTCTGCTGATGACGCCGGTGTTCATACAAGGAAACATCAGCCAATGTCAGGCCAACTTCAGCGAGCCCTACAG GTGTCTCCTGATGCACACCGGAGCACTGTATCTCACGTCCCAGCACCTGCAGACAATCACAACCTGCAGCCGGCTGCACATCTACCGCATCGCCGTCTTCCTCGCCACCttctccctcaccctcctcaGCATCATC GTGCTTGTGGTGAAAGCCCGTCGTATTTACAGGCGGGTCGTGACCTCAAACGGTTACCTGGGCCACCAGCAGCAGGCCTCCTTCCGCGTGATGGACCGGCGGATGCTGCAGTACCCGCTGATCTTCATCCTTTGTTGGGGTCCAG CGGTGAGTCTGGCTCTCCTTCGGCTGCTGATGCCCTCGACCGGTCAGGGTGTCGCCGGCGTCGCCTTCTCCATATCTCAG GCGTTCACCTCGGCCTCTCAGGGCTTCCTCAACTGTCTGGTCTACGGATGGACTCGTGGAGGTCTCCGTGGAGCCGGCAGAAGGGTTTTGTCTCAAGACAAGGACACTCAGACGCCTCTGCTGAGATTACAGAAGAAGACGAGCTACCAAACACTTCGCACCAGCTGAAACGGCCGAGACAAACTGAAAAGGGAGCAGGTGGAAAACCCGGCGGCTGCGTCTCCGTATAG